The Deltaproteobacteria bacterium PRO3 genomic sequence GACGGCGGCCGGCACATCGACTGAAAAGCTATGTACCGCGTCGTCAAAGAACTGAGCTTTTGCTACGGTCACCGCCTGCTGGACTACCAGGGCAAATGCGCCCACCCGCACGGCCACAACGGCCGCGTCGAGATCGAATTCGGGACCGAGCGGCTCGACCACCGCGGCATGGTGATCGACTTCGTCGACATCAAGGCCGAGGTGAAGCGCTTTCTCGATGACGAGCTTGACCACAAGATGCTGCTGCGGCGCGACGACCCGCTGACCCGCATCCTGCAGGACCTGCGCGAGCCAGTCTTCGTGATGGAGCAAAACCCCACCGCCGAGAACATCGCCCGCGTCATCTTCGACTACGCCCAGGGGCGCGGGCTGCCGGTCCTCTCCGTCAAATTGTGGGAGACCGAATCCAGCTACGCGGAATACCGACCCGAAAGGAAATAGCCATGCCCGTCAAATTCACCCCGGACGATCTGGAAGTTTTTTCGATTCCCGACTTCGCAAAACGGATGGCCGGGCTCAAGGCGAAGATCCGCCCCAAGCTCGAGGCGCTCGGCGAAGAGCTGGGCCCCGCGCTGATGACGGCCTTCAAGCAGGAATTCTTCGCCCACACCGCCAAACATATGCGCCGCACGGTCAACCCGCCCGACGAGACCTGGGTGGCCCTGGGCCCCGAGTCGCGCGGCTACAAGGCCTATGTCTACCTCGCCTTCTGCATCGGCAAGTCCGGCGCCCAGGCGCGGGTGGTGATGAAGGACGAGTCCGTCAATCGCCCGATGCTGGGCGCCAACCTCCTCGCCAACCGCGGCTTTTTCGCGCGCCACGCCGCCGACTTCAAGGGCCTGGCCGATTACACCAAGCGCGACAAGGACTACCGCCCCGCGAAGATCGCCTCGCTGGAGACCTTCCTCGCCGAGACCGGACGGCGCCTGCAGGATCTCAAGTCGGCCCTCTTCGACGTCGGCCTCGAGCTGAAGCCGCTCAGCGCCTCGCTGGCGCAGGATATCCTGAAGGCCTGGGACAAGCTCTATCCCTTCTATGAATGCGGCTTGAAGAAAGGGGTGAAGTTCCGATGAAGATCTATACGAAGAAGGGCGACCAGGGGCAGACCTTCCTCTTCGGCGGCGGCCCCTATCCCAAGGACAACGAGCGGATCGAGGCCTACGGCAGCGTCGACGAGCTGAACAGCGTCCTCGGCTGCGCCTTGACCGAGCTGGCGGACAAGACCCTGGCCGCGGCCCTGACCGAGGCCCAAAGACAGCTCTTCATCGTGGGGGCCGAGCTGGCCGCGGTGCACCCGACGCCCGAGATGATTGCGGGCTTCATCCAGGACCGCCACGTCAAGGCCCTCGAGCAGCAGATCGACGCCTGGGAAGGCGAGCTCGAGCCCTTGAAGCAATTCATCCTGCCCGGCGGCGCGAAGGCTGCGGCGTTTCTCCACCTGGCCCGCACCGTCTGCCGTCGCGCGGAGCGCCAAGTCGTGACCGTCTCGCACGATCAAGCGGTCCGCCCCGAGCTGCTCGTCTATTTGAACCGTCTCTCCGACTGGCTCTTCGTCCTCGCCCGCCTGGTCAACCGCCGCGCCAAGGTCGAGGACATCTTATGGGAAGGGATTTTGAAGTAGCCCATGATCTAACGCGTGGCTTGTTGGAGCACGTGGACGACCGCCGGATCTGTTTCCACCTTTTTTCTGTTTTCTAAGGCCGTTTTCGCGGCCGGGGACTTCACTCTGCCCAGCGCATCGGCCACAAAATAGCGGACATCTTTATTGGGATCGTTCAAGGCCCGAATCAGCTCGGCCTCGGCGGTCGACGCCCCGGCCATGGAGAGCGCCCACGCCGCCT encodes the following:
- a CDS encoding 6-carboxytetrahydropterin synthase is translated as MYRVVKELSFCYGHRLLDYQGKCAHPHGHNGRVEIEFGTERLDHRGMVIDFVDIKAEVKRFLDDELDHKMLLRRDDPLTRILQDLREPVFVMEQNPTAENIARVIFDYAQGRGLPVLSVKLWETESSYAEYRPERK
- a CDS encoding DUF1054 family protein, translated to MPVKFTPDDLEVFSIPDFAKRMAGLKAKIRPKLEALGEELGPALMTAFKQEFFAHTAKHMRRTVNPPDETWVALGPESRGYKAYVYLAFCIGKSGAQARVVMKDESVNRPMLGANLLANRGFFARHAADFKGLADYTKRDKDYRPAKIASLETFLAETGRRLQDLKSALFDVGLELKPLSASLAQDILKAWDKLYPFYECGLKKGVKFR
- a CDS encoding cob(I)yrinic acid a,c-diamide adenosyltransferase; this translates as MKIYTKKGDQGQTFLFGGGPYPKDNERIEAYGSVDELNSVLGCALTELADKTLAAALTEAQRQLFIVGAELAAVHPTPEMIAGFIQDRHVKALEQQIDAWEGELEPLKQFILPGGAKAAAFLHLARTVCRRAERQVVTVSHDQAVRPELLVYLNRLSDWLFVLARLVNRRAKVEDILWEGILK